One segment of Rosa chinensis cultivar Old Blush chromosome 6, RchiOBHm-V2, whole genome shotgun sequence DNA contains the following:
- the LOC112169193 gene encoding protein SRG1, whose translation MSLKAPNVQDMVRSDPFHIPDSFLAVRNEEDEPKSVDASSDLCSEIPIIDFTLLSKGQKEELNKLDLACKEWGFFQVVNHGVETQVLQGMKDAAAKFFDLPLEEKSKISMSLDKFQGYGQAYAAAKGQTLDWSDTLFLSVYPSHSRNLEFWPTSPKGFKEAIEAYSTEVKRIGEELLGSISQIMGMEKDALLGFHQELVQVFRVTYYPPCSKPDKVLGLSPHSDTSTITILMQEDDVTGLHIRKEGKWVPVEPIPNAFVVNVGDMIEIWSNGKYKSIEHRAVTNKSKARLSYATFIIPRNDVEIGPFNHLVDQSSRKYKKVIYGEYLRSSLKGKLEGKSHTETAKIGS comes from the exons ATGAGTTTAAAGGCACCAAATGTACAAGACATGGTGAGGAGTGACCCTTTTCACATCCCTGATTCATTCCTTGCAGTCAGGAATGAAGAAGACGAGCCAAAGAGTGTAGATGCGTCTAGTGATCTCTGTTCTGAGATTCCTATCATTGATTTTACTCTGCTTTCGAAAGGGCAGAAGGAGGAGCTTAACAAACTGGACCTGGCTTGCAAAGAATGGGGATTCTTTCAG GTGGTAAACCATGGAGTAGAAACACAGGTGTTGCAGGGAATGAAGGATGCTGCTGCGAAATTCTTTGACCTTCCATTAGAAGAGAAGAGCAAAATTAGTATGTCATTGGATAAGTTTCAAGGCTACGGGCAAGCCTATGCTGCTGCCAAAGGGCAGACCCTTGACTGGTCTGACACACTGTTTCTCAGTGTTTATCCATCTCATAGTAGAAACCTTGAGTTTTGGCCAACATCACCAAAAGGATTCAA GGAAGCAATTGAGGCATATTCTACTGAAGTTAAAAGGATTGGAGAGGAGCTCTTAGGGTCTATCTCTCAAATTATGGGGATGGAGAAGGATGCTCTTCTTGGATTTCATCAAGAGTTGGTCCAAGTTTTTCGTGTGACCTACTATCCTCCGTGCTCCAAGCCAGATAAAGTACTAGGCTTAAGTCCACACTCCGACACAAGCACCATAACCATACTCATGCAGGAAGATGATGTTACCGGATTACATATTCGAAAAGAAGGAAAATGGGTGCCGGTAGAGCCAATTCCAAATGCTTTCGTTGTGAATGTCGGAGATATGATTGAG ATATGGAGTAATGGGAAGTACAAGAGCATTGAACACAGAGCTGTGACGAACAAAAGCAAGGCAAGATTATCTTATGCAACATTTATAATTCCACGTAACGATGTTGAAATTGGACCATTTAATCATTTAGTGGACCAGTCATCTCGAAAGTACAAGAAAGTCATATACGGAGAATATTTGAGGAGTTCCTTGAAGGGAAAACTTGAGGGGAAGTCGCACACTGAAACAGCAAAGATCGGAAGTTAA